A single region of the Solwaraspora sp. WMMD406 genome encodes:
- a CDS encoding MFS transporter, with protein MTTLTAGQVHQRYLVLHALRWAPTGLLIPVMVLLMLERGLTLAQIGLVVAFQGFTVLLLELPTGGLADAVGRKPVLVGAALANLASLTVLVVADSFGLFVAVLLLQGVYRALESGPLESWYVDATLAADPDARYEDGLSHGGVVAGVAIAAGALAAGALVALGPVGPVSALTGPVVVAGLLQVVGLVGLAWLLVEARPAAGASVAGGQPAGLSSFGTSVRQVPTVVLGALRLLRRSRILVALVSVELFWGFGMISFETLMPVRLAEVTGDADNAAALLGPVGAVAWLASAGGAALVPMASRRIGAPLTAAALRLLQGATVVGMALLAGPFGVVAAYLACYAVHGASNPVHLGLLHRQVDGRHRTSVVSLNSMVAQPAGALGGVVLLAIAGATSVSLAMLVGAVVLAAAAPLYLAARRTPSHPSPSAHRAGPARREPAGRDGSAGEVVSAAP; from the coding sequence GTGACCACGCTGACCGCCGGCCAGGTCCACCAGCGCTACCTGGTCCTGCACGCACTGCGGTGGGCGCCCACCGGGCTACTGATCCCGGTCATGGTGCTACTGATGCTGGAACGCGGGCTCACCCTGGCCCAGATCGGCCTGGTCGTCGCGTTCCAAGGGTTCACCGTACTGCTGCTGGAGTTGCCGACCGGCGGCCTGGCGGACGCGGTCGGCCGTAAGCCGGTGCTGGTCGGCGCGGCCCTGGCCAACCTGGCGTCGCTGACGGTGCTCGTGGTCGCCGACTCGTTCGGCCTGTTCGTCGCCGTGCTGCTCCTGCAGGGTGTCTACCGAGCGTTGGAAAGCGGGCCACTGGAGTCCTGGTACGTCGACGCGACGCTGGCCGCCGACCCGGACGCGCGGTACGAGGACGGCCTGAGCCACGGCGGCGTGGTGGCCGGTGTGGCGATCGCCGCCGGTGCGCTGGCCGCCGGCGCTCTGGTGGCTCTCGGGCCGGTCGGTCCGGTCAGCGCGTTGACCGGACCGGTGGTGGTCGCCGGGCTGCTGCAGGTCGTCGGCCTCGTCGGCCTGGCATGGCTGCTGGTCGAGGCCCGGCCGGCGGCCGGGGCGTCCGTCGCTGGGGGACAGCCGGCCGGCTTGTCGTCGTTCGGTACGTCGGTCCGGCAGGTACCGACCGTGGTGCTCGGCGCACTGCGGCTGCTGCGCCGCTCCCGGATCCTGGTCGCCTTGGTCTCGGTCGAGCTGTTCTGGGGTTTCGGCATGATCTCGTTCGAGACGCTGATGCCGGTACGCCTGGCCGAGGTGACCGGCGATGCCGACAACGCGGCGGCGCTGCTCGGCCCGGTCGGTGCCGTCGCCTGGCTGGCGTCGGCCGGCGGCGCGGCGCTGGTGCCGATGGCCAGCCGGCGGATCGGTGCGCCGCTGACCGCTGCCGCGCTGCGCCTGCTCCAAGGGGCGACGGTGGTCGGCATGGCGTTGCTCGCCGGGCCGTTCGGGGTGGTCGCGGCATATCTGGCCTGCTACGCCGTGCACGGCGCGTCGAACCCCGTACATCTGGGTCTGCTGCACCGGCAGGTGGACGGCCGGCACCGGACCAGTGTGGTCTCGCTCAACTCGATGGTCGCGCAGCCGGCCGGCGCGCTCGGCGGGGTGGTGTTGCTGGCAATCGCCGGCGCGACGTCGGTCAGTCTGGCGATGCTGGTCGGTGCCGTGGTGCTGGCCGCCGCCGCGCCGCTCTATCTGGCGGCGCGGCGGACCCCGTCGCACCCGTCGCCGTCCGCCCATCGGGCCGGACCAGCCCGACGCGAACCGGCGGGCCGGGACGGATCGGCGGGCGAGGTCGTGTCGGCGGCACCCTAG
- the aspS gene encoding aspartate--tRNA ligase gives MIRTHDAGSLRATHAGTTVTLAGWVARRRDHGGVIFVDLRDASGVVQVVFREEMQLAHALRNEFCVRVTGTVDRRPEGNDNPELATGEVEVTATELTVLSEAAPLPLPIDDQVDAGDDVRLRYRYLDLRRSGPAGALRLRSRANQIARTVLHDRDFVEIETPTLTRSTPEGARDFLVPVRLQPGTWYALPQSPQLFKQLLMVAGMERYYQIARCYRDEDFRADRQPEFTQLDIEMSFVTQDDVIELGESIVGALWRELAGHEITGPVPRITWHEAMDRYGSDKPDLRYGVELTELTDFLRGTAFRVFAGAIDAGGYVGAVVMPGGAAQTRKELDGWQDWAKARGARGLAYVVLDAETGEPRGPVAKNLSAEHLGGLADAVGAKPGDAIFFAASTDRREAQELLGAARIEIARRSGLIDESAWAFCWVVDAPMFEPTEEGGWTAVHHPFTSPTDEWLDRFDGAPGEALAYAYDIVCNGNEIGGGSVRIHRADVQRRVFDLLGITEQEASDKFGFLLEAFKYGPPPHGGIAFGWDRICMLLAGVDSIREVIAFPKTRGGFDPLTQAPTPITAQQRAEAGVDAKPKPPAGVAPTPAAGTAGVAAPVEPS, from the coding sequence GTGATTCGTACCCATGACGCCGGCAGCCTGCGCGCGACGCACGCCGGCACGACGGTGACGCTCGCTGGTTGGGTGGCCCGCCGGCGCGACCACGGCGGTGTCATCTTCGTCGACCTGCGCGACGCCTCCGGCGTGGTGCAGGTGGTGTTCCGCGAGGAGATGCAGCTGGCGCACGCGCTGCGCAACGAGTTCTGCGTCCGGGTGACCGGCACCGTCGACCGCCGTCCGGAGGGCAACGACAACCCGGAGCTGGCCACCGGCGAGGTCGAGGTGACCGCGACCGAGTTGACCGTGCTGTCGGAGGCCGCGCCGCTGCCGTTGCCGATCGACGACCAGGTCGACGCCGGCGACGACGTCCGGCTGCGGTACCGCTACCTGGACCTGCGGCGCAGCGGGCCGGCGGGGGCGTTGCGGCTGCGGTCGCGGGCCAACCAGATCGCCCGTACGGTGCTGCACGACCGTGACTTCGTGGAGATCGAGACGCCGACGCTGACCCGGTCGACGCCCGAGGGTGCCCGGGACTTCCTGGTGCCGGTGCGGCTGCAGCCCGGCACCTGGTATGCCCTGCCGCAGTCGCCGCAGCTGTTCAAGCAGCTGCTGATGGTCGCCGGGATGGAGCGCTATTACCAGATCGCCCGCTGCTACCGCGACGAGGACTTCCGGGCCGACCGGCAGCCGGAGTTCACCCAGCTGGACATCGAGATGTCGTTCGTCACCCAGGACGACGTGATCGAGCTGGGCGAGTCGATCGTCGGCGCGTTGTGGCGGGAACTGGCCGGGCACGAGATCACCGGCCCGGTGCCGCGGATCACCTGGCACGAGGCGATGGACCGGTACGGCTCGGACAAGCCCGACCTGCGCTACGGGGTGGAGCTGACCGAGCTGACCGACTTCCTGCGCGGTACGGCGTTCCGGGTGTTCGCCGGGGCGATCGACGCGGGCGGCTACGTCGGCGCGGTGGTGATGCCCGGTGGTGCCGCGCAGACCCGCAAGGAGCTCGACGGCTGGCAGGACTGGGCCAAGGCGCGCGGTGCGCGCGGGTTGGCGTACGTGGTGCTGGACGCCGAGACCGGCGAGCCGCGCGGCCCGGTGGCGAAGAACCTGTCGGCCGAGCACCTGGGCGGGCTGGCCGACGCGGTCGGCGCCAAGCCCGGTGACGCGATCTTCTTCGCCGCTTCGACCGACCGGCGGGAGGCGCAGGAACTGCTCGGCGCGGCCCGGATCGAGATCGCCCGCCGGTCCGGCCTGATCGACGAGAGCGCGTGGGCGTTCTGTTGGGTGGTGGACGCGCCGATGTTCGAGCCGACCGAGGAGGGCGGCTGGACGGCGGTGCACCACCCGTTCACCTCGCCGACCGACGAGTGGCTGGACCGTTTCGACGGCGCGCCCGGCGAGGCCTTGGCGTACGCGTACGACATCGTCTGCAACGGCAACGAGATCGGCGGCGGCTCGGTCCGTATCCACCGGGCGGACGTCCAGCGGCGGGTCTTCGACCTGCTGGGCATCACCGAGCAGGAGGCGTCGGACAAGTTCGGCTTCCTGCTGGAGGCGTTCAAGTACGGCCCGCCGCCGCACGGCGGTATCGCGTTCGGCTGGGACCGGATCTGCATGCTGCTGGCCGGGGTGGACTCGATCCGTGAGGTGATCGCGTTCCCGAAGACCCGGGGCGGCTTCGACCCGTTGACCCAGGCGCCGACGCCGATCACCGCCCAGCAGCGGGCGGAGGCCGGGGTGGACGCGAAGCCGAAGCCGCCGGCCGGTGTCGCGCCGACCCCGGCGGCCGGTACGGCCGGCGTGGCGGCCCCGGTGGAGCCGTCCTGA